From one Accipiter gentilis chromosome 3, bAccGen1.1, whole genome shotgun sequence genomic stretch:
- the LOC126052273 gene encoding toll-like receptor 1 — translation MRPLRNIYVFACVFIFMLWNNIQPTVENEFIANYSSNLLTNVPKNIPVHTHVLDLSHNRISGLSISEFIYLSDLQVLNLSHNLITELDFSVFIFNEGLEHLDLSHNNIWKVYCQNLAYLRHLDLSFNKFTALPVCKEIGNMFHLEYLGLSATMIRRSDFRYIIHLQLCTVFLTLEDFSLYEPQSLTALNTRSLHIVFAANQNFSFSLLYDGMSTSEILRIVNLRYTLSYKDFPSPSLTLLKKIKTTALMLDTVDLQWTIILQIFLLIWYSPVEHLTVRNLTFRGPLGELTEYEFLPLLSSLEQLMSLGGSMKVLTLEHVRNKVYYFNQEILYRQFSEMNIASLTIYDAYMPHMLCPNRTSSFQYLNFSHNALTDELFQNCGTLTDLKLLILQRNKFESLSKVSFMTSRMKSLKYLDISSNLLSHDGADVQCQWAESLTELDLSSNQLMDAVFECLPVNIKKLNLQNNHITSVPKGMAELKSLKELNLAMNRLADLPGCSGFSSLEFLNVEMNLILAPSADFFQSCPQVRELQAGRNPFKCSCELQDFIRLERQSGGKLFGWPAAYVCEYPEDLQGMQLKDFHLTELACNTVLLLVTALLLTLVLVAVVAFLCIYLDVPWYVRMTWQWTQTKRRAWHSHPEEQETVLQFHAFISYSERDSLWVKNELIPNLEKGEGCVQLCQHERNFIPGKSIVENIINCIEKSYKSIFVLSPNFVQSEWCHYELYFAHHKLFSENSNSLILILLEPIPPYIIPARYHKLKALMAKRTYLEWPKERSKHPLFWANLRAAISINLPISFEANEEQSDVTSPSSVLRVIMRVKKE, via the exons ATGAGACCCCTTAGAAATATCTATGTCTTTGCTTGTGTCTTTATATTCATGCTATGGAATAATATCCAGCCAACTGTGGAAAATGAATTTATTGCAAATTATTCAAGCAATTTGCTAACTAATGTTCCAAAAAATATTCCAGTCCATACTCATGTATTAGATTTATCACATAATAGGATCTCTGGACTTAGTATCTCAGAATTTATTTATCTTTCTGACCTTCAAGTATTAAATCTTTCTCATAATCTAATTACAGAGCTTGACTTTAGtgtcttcatttttaatgaagGTTTGGAACACTTAGATTTGTCTCATAATAATATTTGGAAAGTTTACTGTCAAAATCTTGCATATCTTAGACATTTAGATCTTTCTTTCAATAAGTTTACTGCCCTGCCCGTCTGTAAGGAAATTGGAAACATGTTTCATTTGGAGTACCTAGGATTAAGTGCCACAATGATACGAAGGTCAGACTTCAGGTATATCATACATTTGCAGCTGTGCACTGTTTTCCTGACCTTAGAAGACTTTTCTCTGTATGAGCCTCAGAGTCTGACAGCCTTGAATACAAGGAGCCTCCACATTGTTTTTGCAGCAAACCAAAACTTCAGTTTTTCCCTCCTGTACGATGGAATGAGCACTTCAGAAATCTTAAGAATCGTTAACTTAAGATACACCTTGAGCTACAAAGatttcccctccccttctttaACACTTCTGAAGAAAATCAAGACAACAGCGCTCATGCTTGACACTGTGGACTTACAATGGACTATCATTTTGCAAATTTTCCTGCTTATTTGGTACTCACCCGTGGAGCATTTGACTGTGAGAAATTTGACTTTTCGGGGACCACTGGGGGAGCTGACTGAATATGAATTTCTACCCTTATTAAGCTCTCTGGAACAATTAATGTCTTTGGGTGGCTCCATGAAGGTGCTAACTTTGGAGCATGTCCGTAATAAGGTTTATTATTTCAACCAGGAGATTCTATACAGACAGTTTTCAGAGATGAATATTGCCAGTTTGACAATATATGATGCATATATGCCACACATGCTTTGCCCCAATAGAACGAGctcatttcagtatttaaatttTTCTCACAATGCCCTGACAGATGAATTGTTCCAGAATTGTGGCACTCTGACAGATCTGAAATTACTTATTTTGCAGAGGAATAAATTTGAGAGCCTTTCCAAGGTAAGCTTCATGACTAGCCGTATGAAATCACTGAAATACCTGGACATCAGCAGCAACTTGCTGAGTCACGATGGAGCTGATGTGCAATGCCAATGGGCTGAGTCTCTGACAGAGTTGGACCTGTCCTCAAATCAGTTGATGGATGCCGTGTTTGAGTGCTTGCCAGTCAACATCAAAAAACTCAACCTCCAAAACAATCACATCACCAGCGTCCCCAAGGGAATGGCTGAGCTGAAATCCTTGAAAGAGCTGAACCTGGCAATGAACAGGCTGGCTGACCTGCCGGGGTGCAGTGGCTTTTCGTCGCTGGAGTTCCTGAACGTAGAGATGAATTTGATCCTCGCCCCATCTGCCGACTTCTTCCAGAGCTGCCCACAGGTCAGGGAGCTACAAGCCGGGCGCAACCCGTTCAAGTGTTCCTGTGAACTGCAAGACTTTATCCGTCTGGAGAGGCAGTCTGGGGGGAAGCTGTTTGGCTGGCCAGCAGCGTATGTGTGCGAGTACCCAGAAGACTTGCAAGGAATGCAGCTGAAGGACTTCCACCTGACTGAACTGGCTTGCAACACGGTGCTCTTGCTGGTGACAGCTTTGCTGCTGACGCTGGTGCTGGTGGCTGTCGTGGCCTTTCTGTGCATCTACTTGGATGTGCCGTGGTACGTGCGGATGACGTGGCAGTGGACGCAGACAAAGCGGAGGGCTTGGCACAGCCACCCCGAGGAGCAGGAGACGGTTCTGCAGTTTCATGCGTTCATTTCCTACAGCGAGCGCGATTCGTTGTGGGTGAAGAACGAGCTGatcccgaacctggagaaggggGAGGGCTGTGTACAACTGTGCCAGCACGAGAGGAACTTTATCCCCGGCAAGAGCATTGTGGAGAACATCATTAACTGCATTGAGAAGAGCTACAAGTCGATCTTTGTGTTGTCTCCCAACTTTGTGCAGAGCGAGTGGTGTCACTATGAGCTGTACTTTGCCCATCACAAATTATTCAGCGAGAATTCCAACAGCTTAATCCTCATTTTACTGGAGCCGATCCCTCCGTACATTATCCCTGCCAGGTATCACAAGCTGAAGGCTCTCATGGCAAAGCGAACCTACCTGGAGTGGCCGAAGGAGAGGAGCAAGCATCCCCTTTTCTGGGCTAACCTGAGGGCAGCTATTAGCATTAACCTGCCAATATCCTTTGAAGCAAATGAGGAGCAGAGTGATGTTACTTCTCCTAGTAGT GTGCTGAGAGTCATCATGCGAGTGAAAAAGGAGTAA
- the LOC126052283 gene encoding toll-like receptor 1: MTENMRSLRNFFLYKCLFALTFWNCVSLSMENELFTSVSNEDGSDKKIKSLPYLYTNSHQSKANFDWVVIQNTTESLSLSEIINDNVKKLVALLSNFRPGSRLQNLTLTNVTVDWNALIETFQTVWHSSIEYFNVNGVRQLSHIKSYDFDYSGTSMKAVTMKKVVITDLYFSQNDLYKIFADMNIAALTITESEMIHMLCPSSDSPFRYLNFLNNDLTDLLFQKCDKLIKLETLILQRNKFESLSKVSFMTSHMKSLKYLDISSNLLSHDGADVQCQWAESLTELDLSSNQLMDAVFECLPVNIKKLNLQNNHITSVPKGMAELKSLKELNLAMNRLADLPGCSGFSSLEFLNVEMNLILAPSADFFQSCPQVRELQAGRNPFKCSCELQDFIRLERQSGGKLFGWPAAYVCEYPEDLQGMQLKDFHLTELACNTVLLLVTALLLTLVLVAVVAFLCIYLDVPWYVRMTWQWTQTKRRAWHSHPEEQETVLQFHAFISYSERDSLWVKNELIPNLEKGEGCVQLCQHERNFIPGKSIVENIINCIEKSYKSIFVLSPNFVQSEWCHYELYFAHHKLFSENSNSLILILLEPIPPYIIPARYHKLKALMAKRTYLEWPKERSKHPLFWANLRAAISINLLMANGKRCGETDEEFF, encoded by the coding sequence ATGACAGAAAATATGAGATCActcagaaacttttttctttacaagtgtcTGTTTGCATTAACTTTTTGGAACTGTGTCAGCCTGTCTATGGAAAATGAACTCTTCACATCTGTTTCTAACGAAGATGGTTCTGACAAAAAAATCAAGAGCCTGCCATACCTCTATACAAATAGTCATCAGTCCAAAGCTAATTTTGACTGGGTTGTGATACAAAATACTACAGAAAGCCTATCATTGTCTGAAATCATAAATGACAATGTAAAAAAATTAGTAGCATTATTATCTAATTTCAGACCAGGCTCCAGGTTACAAAATCTGACACTGACAAATGTGACAGTTGACTGGAATGCTCTTATTGAAACTTTTCAGACTGTATGGCACTCATCCATTGAATACTTCAATGTTAACGGTGTAAGACAATTGTCGCACATCAAAAGCTATGACTTTGACTATTCAGGTACATCTATGAAAGCAGTCACAATGAAGAAAGTTGTAATCACAGATCTGTACTTCTCACAGAATGACCtatacaaaatatttgcagacaTGAATATTGCAGCCTTGACAATAACTGAATCAGAGATGATACATATGCTGTGTCCCTCATCTGACAGTCCCTTTAGATacttaaattttttaaacaaCGATTTAACAGAtctgctttttcaaaaatgtGACAAATTAATTAAACTGGAGACATTAATCTTGCAGAGGAATAAATTTGAGAGCCTTTCCAAGGTAAGCTTCATGACTAGCCATATGAAATCACTGAAATACCTGGACATCAGCAGCAACTTGCTGAGTCACGATGGAGCTGATGTGCAATGCCAATGGGCTGAGTCTCTGACAGAGTTGGACCTGTCCTCAAATCAGTTGATGGATGCCGTGTTTGAGTGCTTGCCAGTCAACATCAAAAAACTCAACCTCCAAAACAATCACATCACCAGCGTCCCCAAGGGAATGGCTGAGCTGAAATCCTTGAAAGAGCTGAACCTGGCAATGAACAGGCTGGCTGACCTGCCGGGGTGCAGTGGCTTTTCGTCGCTGGAGTTCCTGAACGTAGAGATGAATTTGATCCTCGCCCCATCTGCCGACTTCTTCCAGAGCTGCCCACAGGTCAGGGAGCTACAAGCCGGGCGCAACCCGTTCAAGTGTTCCTGTGAACTGCAAGACTTTATCCGTCTGGAGAGGCAGTCTGGGGGGAAGCTGTTTGGCTGGCCAGCAGCGTATGTGTGCGAGTACCCAGAAGACTTGCAAGGAATGCAGCTGAAGGACTTCCACCTGACTGAACTGGCTTGCAACACGGTGCTCTTGCTGGTGACAGCTTTGCTGCTGACGCTGGTGCTGGTGGCTGTCGTGGCCTTTCTGTGCATCTACTTGGATGTGCCGTGGTACGTGCGGATGACGTGGCAGTGGACGCAGACAAAGCGGAGGGCTTGGCACAGCCACCCCGAGGAGCAGGAGACGGTTCTGCAGTTTCATGCGTTCATTTCCTACAGCGAGCGCGATTCGTTGTGGGTGAAGAACGAGCTGatcccgaacctggagaaggggGAGGGCTGTGTACAACTGTGCCAGCACGAGAGGAACTTTATCCCCGGCAAGAGCATTGTGGAGAACATCATTAACTGCATTGAGAAGAGCTACAAGTCGATCTTTGTGTTGTCTCCCAACTTTGTGCAGAGCGAGTGGTGTCACTATGAGCTGTACTTTGCCCATCACAAATTATTCAGCGAGAATTCCAACAGCTTAATCCTCATTTTACTGGAGCCGATCCCTCCGTACATTATCCCTGCCAGGTATCACAAGCTGAAGGCTCTCATGGCAAAGCGAACCTACCTGGAGTGGCCGAAGGAGAGGAGCAAGCATCCCCTTTTCTGGGCTAACCTGAGGGCAGCTATTAGCATTAACCTGCTAATGGCTAATGGAAAGCGGTGTGGGGAAACAGATGAAGAATTTTTCTAA